Proteins from a single region of Sphingomonas morindae:
- a CDS encoding MBL fold metallo-hydrolase, with protein MAAPVATVHPLVRRITAANGGPFTATGTQTHIVGHGRVAVIDPGPALDAHIEALLAAVAGETVAAILCTHTHRDHSPGAAPLAAATGAPVLGCAPVAGAGFDESYAPARVLADGEAVTGPGWTLRALATPGHTSNHLCFLLPEARALFSGDHVMGWSTSVVIPPDGHMGAYLASLERLLDLDVDTYFPAHGDPVAQPARLVRRMIGHRRQREGQILRLLGEGVAGVPEMVERLYVGLDPRLVRGAEASVLAHLQHLAERDRVRQDGPRWALAA; from the coding sequence ATGGCCGCGCCGGTCGCGACGGTGCACCCGCTGGTGCGGCGGATCACCGCCGCCAATGGCGGTCCCTTCACCGCGACCGGCACGCAGACGCACATCGTCGGCCATGGCCGGGTCGCGGTGATCGATCCCGGACCCGCCTTGGACGCGCATATCGAGGCGCTGCTGGCGGCGGTCGCGGGCGAGACGGTCGCCGCCATTCTCTGCACCCACACGCATCGCGACCATAGCCCCGGCGCGGCGCCGCTCGCGGCGGCCACCGGGGCGCCGGTGCTGGGCTGCGCGCCGGTGGCGGGCGCCGGCTTCGACGAAAGCTATGCCCCCGCGCGCGTGCTCGCCGATGGCGAGGCGGTGACCGGCCCGGGCTGGACGCTGCGCGCGCTCGCCACCCCGGGCCATACCTCCAACCATCTCTGCTTCCTGCTGCCCGAAGCCCGCGCCCTGTTCAGCGGCGATCATGTCATGGGCTGGTCCACCAGCGTTGTTATCCCGCCGGACGGGCATATGGGCGCCTATCTCGCCAGCCTCGAGCGGCTGCTCGATCTGGATGTCGATACCTATTTCCCGGCGCATGGCGATCCCGTGGCGCAGCCGGCGCGGCTGGTGCGGCGGATGATCGGCCATCGCCGCCAGCGCGAGGGCCAGATCCTGCGGCTGCTCGGCGAAGGCGTGGCGGGCGTGCCCGAAATGGTCGAGCGGCTCTATGTCGGGCTCGATCCCCGGCTGGTGCGCGGCGCCGAGGCCAGCGTGCTCGCGCATCTCCAGCACCTCGCCGAGCGCGATCGGGTGCGGCAGGATGGCCCGCGCTGGGCGCTCGCCGCCTGA